From a region of the Heliangelus exortis chromosome 19, bHelExo1.hap1, whole genome shotgun sequence genome:
- the PHETA1 gene encoding sesquipedalian-1, with translation MKLNERSLAFYATCDSPADNAGFLYKRGERHTAYHRRWFVLKGNMLFYFEERESREPVGVIVLEGCTVELCESAEEFAFAIRFGGAKSRTYVLAAESQAAMESWVKSLSRASFDYLRLVVRELEKQLEEMRWGVASGCGGCRGPPGSWKQEPSGPELCVERLSALPTVLPKENGCAVWNNAPGADRPPNVSGCGGHDGDGNPRPPPLPPRRRASSSEAGGVRVAVVESPSSFCQLHERYGQEVARLRQDWLERQRGPRL, from the coding sequence ATGAAGCTGAACGAGCGGAGCCTGGCGTTTTATGCCACCTGCGACTCCCCGGCCGACAACGCCGGGTTCCTCTACAAGCGCGGCGAGCGGCACACGGCTTACCACCGCCGCTGGTTCGTGCTGAAGGGCAACATGCTCTTCTACTTCGAGGAGAGGGAGAGCCGGGAGCCGGTGGGAGTCATCGTGCTGGAAGGTTGCACTGTGGAGCTCTGCGAGTCGGCCGAGGAATTCGCCTTCGCCATCCGTTTCGGCGGCGCCAAATCCCGCACCTACGTGCTGGCGGCCGAGAGCCAGGCGGCCATGGAGTCGTGGGTGAAGTCACTGTCGCGGGCCAGCTTCGACTACCTGCGCCTGGtggtgagggagctggagaagcagctggaggagatgcGCTGGGGGGTGGCCAGTGGATGCGGGGGTTGCCGGGGGCCACCTGGATCCTGGAAACAGGAGCCCTCAGGGCCGGAGCTGTGTGTGGAGAGGCTGTCGGCTTTGCCCACTGTCCTGCCCAAGGAGAACGGCTGCGCCGTGTGGAACAACGCACCGGGAGCAGACCGGCCGCCCAACGTCTCTGGCTGCGGGGGGCACGATGGAGATGGGAACCCACGGCCACCGCCGCTGCCACCGCGCCGGAGGGCATCGAGCAGCGAGGCAGGAGGTGTCAGGGTGGCCGTGGTGGAGAGCCCATCCTCCTTTTGTCAGCTTCACGAGCGGTACGGGCAGGAGGTGGCCCGGCTGAGGCAGGACTGGCTGGAGAGGCAGCGTGGCCCCCGGCTCTGA